From Candidatus Manganitrophaceae bacterium, one genomic window encodes:
- a CDS encoding beta-xylosidase, with protein MIEAIKFWNEPNNLSHWDFKIDPEWRDYTEMTRLAAERVRTLAPTLRRVLGGISPIDPNFISLLRGYGLLKCVDVVAVHGFPLDWNHWQLKEWPKKIEEIEQAAGQPVWVTEVGVSTFGAEEVQIFGLQRTTELLLGRVERIFWYSLLDLPADWEATTRHKESEGSSYYRHFYMGLVRDDGTPKPALDCFNPQLGVCQWFHFQDHRLDAAVGWLRRIGVKKLRTGLSWADWHRPGAIEWFDRQMDALAEFDTTITLCFTPPSRGRQPHHTSPPQVLEEFALFTEWVVRRYALNQKTETETPQRIWTPATEDVR; from the coding sequence AGACTACACCGAGATGACGCGGCTCGCCGCCGAGCGGGTACGGACGCTCGCTCCGACGCTCCGCCGGGTGCTCGGCGGGATCTCTCCGATCGATCCGAATTTCATCTCTTTACTTCGCGGATACGGTCTATTGAAATGCGTCGACGTGGTGGCGGTGCATGGCTTTCCACTCGACTGGAACCACTGGCAGCTCAAAGAGTGGCCGAAGAAGATCGAGGAGATTGAACAGGCGGCCGGACAGCCTGTATGGGTCACAGAAGTCGGGGTGTCGACCTTCGGCGCGGAGGAGGTCCAGATTTTTGGCCTGCAACGGACGACGGAGCTGTTACTCGGGCGGGTGGAGCGGATTTTTTGGTACAGCCTGCTGGACCTGCCGGCCGACTGGGAGGCGACGACCCGACACAAGGAGAGCGAGGGAAGCTCTTATTATCGTCATTTCTACATGGGGCTGGTCCGCGATGACGGAACACCAAAGCCGGCGCTCGACTGCTTCAATCCGCAGCTCGGCGTCTGCCAGTGGTTTCATTTTCAAGACCACCGGCTCGACGCCGCCGTCGGCTGGCTCCGTCGAATAGGAGTGAAGAAATTAAGGACGGGACTCAGCTGGGCCGATTGGCATCGGCCGGGCGCCATTGAATGGTTCGACCGTCAGATGGATGCGCTCGCCGAATTCGATACGACGATCACCCTCTGCTTTACCCCGCCGTCCCGCGGGCGGCAGCCGCACCACACCTCGCCGCCGCAGGTCCTAGAGGAGTTCGCCCTCTTCACCGAGTGGGTCGTTCGGCGCTATGCACTGAACCAGAAAACCGAGACCGAGACACCCCAGCGGATCTGGACCCCTGCCACAGAAGACGTTCGCTGA